The following coding sequences are from one Anguilla anguilla isolate fAngAng1 chromosome 12, fAngAng1.pri, whole genome shotgun sequence window:
- the nufip2 gene encoding nuclear fragile X mental retardation-interacting protein 2 isoform X1, protein MEERPSDRAHEKRYHHGGERSSSRTKTSLKNDPSQCQHQETQTKKTGNGRINGSAVERECATRPASDSVGVAYSANANGHQAQLDAAWKPKQSGRAPPAISKPGSRGGVGYRNGIMGSRNDRSPDLLAPEGKKEPAPLPNGVSVPLGFFTNGYPGNKPPPAPDNDGSGSESGYATPRKRKPLRSGAGGKGAESGAQPPPEAPESPAPEPTEKPPGPASRAEARTNKQAPVSAATPVTMAIPPPPTGACEPQRRNFDGKAAGAFGRKQDDRPGKAKSGPVVTATAKEREDSWTLFKPPPVFPVDNSSAKIVPKISYASKVKENLNRAGGEVPPPSGPQSAPPQAPGRPAQVPMSAMKTITSSGFANGALCSAEGHAYSLTGTLFASTVPPENVAPPADEGGGVLDGAVAEPRKPSLFVYPLAPSSSNMQLALPSGRQADPPVTAPHPAPAPGSDPSSAPANQKALGDIFQNQWGLSFINDPSAGPEGGAVGAGAERVPGTGAVAEVTFQGDCPVAPPAPREASEAAPPPPKAHESEKRTSPQTHSSVLKAGPPPAPPPLREGGPQAPGPDGQRDAAEARNLGAIVFASPKDPPAPAEPLGASPTNGAPLLRGPAHPKGLERRCSWGSFDLKAAVSYHTKEMECVLNLQKQDPKRVVLYGETKDGPNQ, encoded by the exons ATGGAGGAACGGCCCAGCGATCGGGCACACGAAAAACGCTATcaccatggaggagagaggagctcaAGCCGCACAAAAACATCGCTGAAAAATGATCCAAGCCAGTGCCAGCACCAGGAAACGCAGACGAAGAAAACAG GCAATGGAAGAATAAACGGAagtgctgtggagagggagtgTGCCACGCGTCCTGCCAGCGATTCCGTGGGCGTCGCCTATTCCGCCAACGCCAATGGCCACCAGGCGCAGCTAGACGCCGCCTGGAAGCCGAAGCAGTCCGGGAGGGCCCCGCCCGCCATCTCTAAGCCGGGGAGCAGAGGCGGCGTCGGCTACCGGAACGGCATCATGGGCAGCCGGAACGACCGCTCGCCCGACCTCCTCGCCCCCGAGGGCAAGAAGGAGCCCGCGCCTCTCCCGAACGGGGTGTCCGTGCCCCTGGGCTTCTTCACGAACGGTTACCCCGGCAACAAGCCGCCGCCGGCCCCCGACAACGACGGCAGCGGCTCGGAGAGCGGATACGCCACGCCCAGAAAGCGCAAGCCCCTGCGCAGCGGCGCCGGCGGcaagggggcggagtctggcGCCCAGCCCCCGCCCGAGGCCCCCGAGTCCCCCGCCCCCGAGCCCACGGAGAAGCCGCCGGGCCCCGCCTCCAGGGCGGAGGCGCGGACGAACAAGCAGGCGCCTGTCTCCGCGGCGACGCCCGTCACCATGGCGATACCGCCGCCGCCCACGGGGGCGTGCGAGCCGCAGCGAAGGAACTTTGACGGCAAGGCCGCCGGCGCCTTCGGCAGGAAGCAGGACGACCGGCCCGGCAAGGCCAAGTCCGGCCCCGTGGTCACGGCGACGGCCAAGGAGAGGGAGGACTCTTGGACCCTGTTCAAGCCCCCGCCCGTCTTTCCTGTGGACAACAGCAGCGCCAAGATTGTGCCCAAGATCAGTTATGCAAGCAAAGTCAAGGAGAATCTCAACAGGGCCGGAGGGGAGGTCCCGCCTCCGTCCGGCCCCCAGTCGGCCCCGCCCCAGGCCCCCGGGCGGCCCGCGCAGGTCCCCATGTCCGCGATGAAGACCATCACCTCCTCCGGCTTCGCCAACGGCGCGCTCTGCTCCGCGGAGGGCCACGCCTACTCCCTGACCGGGACCCTGTTTGCCAGTACTGTACCCCCGGAGAATGTAGCGCCCCCCGCGGACGAGGGCGGAGGCGTGCTGGACGGCGCGGTGGCCGAGCCGAGGAAGCCCAGTCTTTTCGTTTACCCCCTTGCCCCGTCCTCTTCTAATATGCAACTCGCCCTCCCCAGCGGCAGGCAGGCCGACCCGCCCGTCACCGCCCCCCACCCGGCCCCCGCCCCTGGCTCCgacccctcctccgcccccgccaATCAGAAAGCCCTGGGGGACATCTTCCAGAACCAGTGGGGCCTGTCCTTCATCAACGACCCCAGTGCGGGGCCGGAGGGGGGCGCCGTCGGGGCTGGGGCGGAGCGCGTCCCGGGAACGGGGGCGGTAGCGGAGGTGACCTTCCAGGGGGACTGTCCCGTCGCCCCGCCTGCCCCCCGCGAGGCGTCCGAAgccgcgccccccccgccgAAAGCCCACGAGTCGGAAAAACGGACTAGCCCCCAAACCCATAGCAGTGTTTTAAAAGCGGGccctcccccggccccgccccctctgagGGAGGGCGGGCCCCAGGCGCCCGGGCCGGACGGACAGAGGGACGCCGCCGAGGCTCGGAATCTCGGTGCAATAGTGTTCGCTTCCCCTAaagacccccccgccccggctgAGCCCCTCGGGGCGTCGCCCACCAATGGCGCGCCCCTGCtccgaggccccgcccaccccaagGGCCTGGAGAGGAGGTGTAGCTGGGGGTCCTTTGATCTCAAAGCTGCTGTTAGTTATCACACTAAAG AAATGGAGTGTGTCTTGAATCTGCAAAAACAAG ATCCAAAAAGAGTTGTCCTTTACGGGGAGACCAAGGACGGGCCCAATCAATGA
- the nufip2 gene encoding nuclear fragile X mental retardation-interacting protein 2 isoform X2, which translates to MGSRNDRSPDLLAPEGKKEPAPLPNGVSVPLGFFTNGYPGNKPPPAPDNDGSGSESGYATPRKRKPLRSGAGGKGAESGAQPPPEAPESPAPEPTEKPPGPASRAEARTNKQAPVSAATPVTMAIPPPPTGACEPQRRNFDGKAAGAFGRKQDDRPGKAKSGPVVTATAKEREDSWTLFKPPPVFPVDNSSAKIVPKISYASKVKENLNRAGGEVPPPSGPQSAPPQAPGRPAQVPMSAMKTITSSGFANGALCSAEGHAYSLTGTLFASTVPPENVAPPADEGGGVLDGAVAEPRKPSLFVYPLAPSSSNMQLALPSGRQADPPVTAPHPAPAPGSDPSSAPANQKALGDIFQNQWGLSFINDPSAGPEGGAVGAGAERVPGTGAVAEVTFQGDCPVAPPAPREASEAAPPPPKAHESEKRTSPQTHSSVLKAGPPPAPPPLREGGPQAPGPDGQRDAAEARNLGAIVFASPKDPPAPAEPLGASPTNGAPLLRGPAHPKGLERRCSWGSFDLKAAVSYHTKEMECVLNLQKQDPKRVVLYGETKDGPNQ; encoded by the exons ATGGGCAGCCGGAACGACCGCTCGCCCGACCTCCTCGCCCCCGAGGGCAAGAAGGAGCCCGCGCCTCTCCCGAACGGGGTGTCCGTGCCCCTGGGCTTCTTCACGAACGGTTACCCCGGCAACAAGCCGCCGCCGGCCCCCGACAACGACGGCAGCGGCTCGGAGAGCGGATACGCCACGCCCAGAAAGCGCAAGCCCCTGCGCAGCGGCGCCGGCGGcaagggggcggagtctggcGCCCAGCCCCCGCCCGAGGCCCCCGAGTCCCCCGCCCCCGAGCCCACGGAGAAGCCGCCGGGCCCCGCCTCCAGGGCGGAGGCGCGGACGAACAAGCAGGCGCCTGTCTCCGCGGCGACGCCCGTCACCATGGCGATACCGCCGCCGCCCACGGGGGCGTGCGAGCCGCAGCGAAGGAACTTTGACGGCAAGGCCGCCGGCGCCTTCGGCAGGAAGCAGGACGACCGGCCCGGCAAGGCCAAGTCCGGCCCCGTGGTCACGGCGACGGCCAAGGAGAGGGAGGACTCTTGGACCCTGTTCAAGCCCCCGCCCGTCTTTCCTGTGGACAACAGCAGCGCCAAGATTGTGCCCAAGATCAGTTATGCAAGCAAAGTCAAGGAGAATCTCAACAGGGCCGGAGGGGAGGTCCCGCCTCCGTCCGGCCCCCAGTCGGCCCCGCCCCAGGCCCCCGGGCGGCCCGCGCAGGTCCCCATGTCCGCGATGAAGACCATCACCTCCTCCGGCTTCGCCAACGGCGCGCTCTGCTCCGCGGAGGGCCACGCCTACTCCCTGACCGGGACCCTGTTTGCCAGTACTGTACCCCCGGAGAATGTAGCGCCCCCCGCGGACGAGGGCGGAGGCGTGCTGGACGGCGCGGTGGCCGAGCCGAGGAAGCCCAGTCTTTTCGTTTACCCCCTTGCCCCGTCCTCTTCTAATATGCAACTCGCCCTCCCCAGCGGCAGGCAGGCCGACCCGCCCGTCACCGCCCCCCACCCGGCCCCCGCCCCTGGCTCCgacccctcctccgcccccgccaATCAGAAAGCCCTGGGGGACATCTTCCAGAACCAGTGGGGCCTGTCCTTCATCAACGACCCCAGTGCGGGGCCGGAGGGGGGCGCCGTCGGGGCTGGGGCGGAGCGCGTCCCGGGAACGGGGGCGGTAGCGGAGGTGACCTTCCAGGGGGACTGTCCCGTCGCCCCGCCTGCCCCCCGCGAGGCGTCCGAAgccgcgccccccccgccgAAAGCCCACGAGTCGGAAAAACGGACTAGCCCCCAAACCCATAGCAGTGTTTTAAAAGCGGGccctcccccggccccgccccctctgagGGAGGGCGGGCCCCAGGCGCCCGGGCCGGACGGACAGAGGGACGCCGCCGAGGCTCGGAATCTCGGTGCAATAGTGTTCGCTTCCCCTAaagacccccccgccccggctgAGCCCCTCGGGGCGTCGCCCACCAATGGCGCGCCCCTGCtccgaggccccgcccaccccaagGGCCTGGAGAGGAGGTGTAGCTGGGGGTCCTTTGATCTCAAAGCTGCTGTTAGTTATCACACTAAAG AAATGGAGTGTGTCTTGAATCTGCAAAAACAAG ATCCAAAAAGAGTTGTCCTTTACGGGGAGACCAAGGACGGGCCCAATCAATGA